In the genome of Bacillus sp. S3, one region contains:
- the hxlA gene encoding 3-hexulose-6-phosphate synthase, with protein sequence MKLQLALDTCDTKEALAILHDVAEYIDVIEVGTPMIIDYGMEPVRVISQEFPTKSVLADTKIMDAGEFEAEIAFKAGAQIVTVMGITHDETIKGAVRAAKNRNGKILADMMCVQNVEERAKELLELGVDYICVHTAFDVQDTQSPFDTLSRVQRTVGSQYTAIAGGITIHSVDKVVPFQPEIVIVGNGITGQDDRKESAKRIKQLLDL encoded by the coding sequence ATGAAATTACAACTTGCATTAGATACATGTGATACAAAAGAGGCTTTAGCGATTCTTCATGATGTAGCAGAGTATATTGACGTGATCGAAGTGGGTACCCCGATGATCATTGATTATGGAATGGAACCTGTCAGGGTCATTTCACAGGAATTTCCCACTAAATCAGTATTAGCTGATACGAAAATTATGGACGCAGGTGAATTTGAAGCGGAAATCGCCTTTAAGGCGGGTGCACAAATCGTAACCGTTATGGGAATTACCCATGATGAAACGATTAAAGGGGCTGTCAGGGCTGCCAAAAATCGGAACGGAAAGATACTTGCTGATATGATGTGTGTCCAGAATGTAGAAGAAAGAGCGAAAGAATTGCTCGAGCTTGGTGTTGATTATATTTGTGTCCATACTGCCTTCGATGTACAAGATACACAAAGTCCGTTCGATACCTTATCAAGAGTTCAGAGAACGGTTGGATCCCAGTATACTGCGATAGCGGGAGGAATCACGATTCATTCCGTCGATAAGGTTGTCCCGTTTCAACCTGAAATTGTAATTGTAGGCAACGGGATAACTGGCCAGGATGATCGTAAGGAAAGTGCGAAACGTATCAAGCAATTGCTAGATTTATAG
- a CDS encoding ABC transporter permease, producing the protein MSMFSSKNLKKTATRPEFYVFLIIILLSMMIQAKSGLFFSNNNIVDLLRSMTVPLIYAICAYLGFISTGPDVSFPLIAALSGYLATEFVFQTGYSGPIVVVFLVAIFFGLLMGAINGFIIAKYNFPSLIVTLGTTSIFSGILLGVFEAGRIKLPSSMTEFGQQSLITVTNAKTGLGSSLPVTFLIAVGLYLITYLILNFTMAGRGVFAVGGDATSAERAGFNVKRTRFGVFTISGGLAAIAGVCYSVESTYFLPTEFAGKEMIVIAAVILGGTRLMGGVGTLTGCVLGTLLLTIVTNSLILIGVPIYWQKFIIGAIIIIGTAISVIQVYNLKGFKGTRRKKMEVA; encoded by the coding sequence ATGAGTATGTTTTCCAGCAAGAACCTGAAAAAGACTGCAACAAGACCTGAATTCTATGTTTTCCTCATAATTATTTTGCTGAGCATGATGATCCAAGCTAAATCGGGCCTTTTCTTTTCAAATAATAATATCGTCGATCTCTTGCGTTCCATGACCGTTCCATTAATTTATGCAATTTGTGCCTATCTGGGCTTTATTAGCACGGGTCCGGACGTCTCCTTTCCTTTAATTGCTGCCCTGAGTGGATACTTAGCCACTGAGTTTGTGTTCCAAACGGGTTATAGCGGTCCAATCGTTGTGGTATTCCTGGTAGCCATCTTTTTTGGCTTATTGATGGGTGCCATTAACGGATTTATTATCGCAAAATATAATTTTCCAAGTTTGATTGTTACCTTAGGGACCACATCCATTTTTAGCGGCATATTATTAGGCGTTTTTGAAGCGGGACGGATTAAACTGCCAAGCTCGATGACTGAATTCGGACAACAATCGCTCATCACCGTTACAAATGCAAAAACGGGTTTAGGATCCTCCCTGCCGGTAACGTTTCTTATTGCTGTTGGATTGTACCTGATTACGTATCTCATTCTAAACTTTACGATGGCTGGACGCGGTGTATTTGCCGTGGGTGGGGATGCAACGTCTGCGGAAAGGGCCGGATTTAATGTGAAGCGGACCCGTTTCGGTGTGTTTACGATTAGCGGCGGGCTCGCAGCGATTGCAGGTGTCTGCTACTCCGTTGAATCTACCTATTTTTTACCTACTGAGTTTGCTGGGAAAGAAATGATCGTTATTGCAGCGGTAATCCTTGGCGGTACCCGATTAATGGGTGGGGTAGGAACACTGACCGGTTGTGTGTTAGGAACTTTATTGCTGACGATTGTAACGAATAGTTTAATTCTCATTGGTGTACCTATTTATTGGCAAAAATTTATCATCGGCGCCATTATTATTATCGGTACAGCTATTTCAGTCATTCAGGTCTATAACCTGAAGGGTTTCAAAGGAACAAGGCGGAAGAAGATGGAGGTAGCTTAA
- the rpe gene encoding ribulose-phosphate 3-epimerase, translated as MERKMAPSLMCIDLMNIEHDLRILEKAKVDYLHVDIMDNHFVPNITLSFDFINELRKVTAIPLDIHLMINNPENSFHYLTNCSPEDIICIHYEATPHVHRALGMIKDIGAKVGIALNPGTPIGVIEDLLPDLDMVLIMTVDPGFAGQKLIPSTLDKIARLRNMLDESGYQHILIEVDGNVSFENAKLMHEKGANIYVGGSSSIFHKESSIIENCHKFREIIYS; from the coding sequence ATGGAAAGGAAGATGGCACCATCTTTAATGTGCATCGATTTAATGAACATTGAGCACGATCTGCGCATATTGGAAAAGGCGAAAGTAGATTATCTCCATGTAGATATTATGGATAACCACTTTGTTCCTAATATTACGCTTAGTTTTGACTTTATAAATGAACTTAGGAAAGTGACTGCGATTCCGTTAGATATTCATTTAATGATCAATAATCCTGAGAACAGCTTTCATTATCTTACGAATTGCAGCCCGGAGGATATCATTTGCATTCATTATGAAGCAACACCGCATGTGCATCGAGCACTGGGAATGATAAAGGATATAGGTGCAAAGGTTGGTATTGCGTTAAATCCAGGGACACCCATTGGCGTGATTGAAGATTTGTTACCTGATTTGGATATGGTTCTGATTATGACAGTTGATCCGGGATTTGCTGGACAGAAATTAATTCCCAGCACGCTAGATAAAATTGCCAGACTTCGCAATATGTTGGACGAAAGCGGTTATCAACATATATTAATCGAAGTTGACGGGAATGTGAGCTTTGAAAATGCCAAGCTTATGCATGAAAAAGGGGCAAATATTTACGTCGGGGGATCTTCGAGCATTTTTCACAAGGAATCTTCGATTATAGAAAACTGCCATAAATTTAGGGAAATCATCTATTCATGA
- a CDS encoding ABC transporter permease yields MNSELNRTPYLKKRVPFKLNGLDGNILRLVTIMLAIFVLASVTKPASFLSLANFLSMEKQLVEYGLMAIGVSIAMIAGGIDLSVVYIANLSAIISGMFMQKFALMATGPEQVLFITLAILLGILTGILCGAFNGFLIARLRIPAMLATLGTMQLYMGIAIVITKGGIVSGLPRPFTLLGSTIIFGIFPLSFVIYILAVIVVAYVIAKTKFGTRVYLLGTNSKAAKFAGIKNHNIIVKAYMLSGVLGATAGLLSLARINSAKADFGSSFVMLTILIAVLGGVNPDGGKGKIYGIFLATVIVQLISSYLNMFPQISNFYRDMIFGIALIAILIVNFVLDKKKEAKLIRMSQ; encoded by the coding sequence ATGAACAGTGAATTAAACAGGACACCTTATCTGAAAAAAAGAGTACCATTTAAGCTTAATGGTTTGGATGGAAATATTTTGAGATTAGTAACGATTATGCTTGCTATTTTTGTCCTTGCTAGTGTAACGAAACCTGCCAGTTTTCTCTCTTTAGCTAACTTCCTGTCAATGGAAAAACAGCTGGTTGAATATGGGTTGATGGCCATCGGTGTAAGTATTGCGATGATTGCCGGAGGAATTGATTTATCTGTTGTTTATATCGCGAATCTCAGTGCCATCATATCGGGAATGTTTATGCAAAAGTTCGCATTGATGGCAACAGGGCCAGAACAGGTTCTGTTTATCACACTGGCAATTTTGCTGGGCATCCTAACGGGCATTCTATGCGGTGCATTTAATGGATTCTTAATCGCCCGTCTTCGTATACCGGCGATGTTAGCGACATTGGGAACGATGCAATTATATATGGGGATTGCGATTGTTATTACTAAAGGAGGGATTGTCAGCGGCTTGCCAAGACCATTTACTCTGTTAGGGTCGACAATCATATTTGGAATCTTCCCTCTATCCTTTGTTATTTATATTTTAGCTGTCATAGTTGTGGCTTATGTGATCGCCAAAACAAAATTCGGAACGCGCGTTTATTTACTAGGAACCAATAGCAAAGCAGCTAAGTTTGCTGGAATCAAGAATCATAACATTATCGTGAAAGCGTATATGCTGTCAGGGGTATTAGGAGCAACTGCTGGATTATTAAGTTTGGCAAGAATCAATTCGGCAAAGGCAGACTTCGGATCTAGTTTTGTCATGTTGACGATTTTGATTGCCGTGTTAGGCGGCGTGAATCCCGACGGTGGGAAAGGAAAGATATACGGTATTTTTCTAGCTACCGTCATTGTCCAACTGATTTCTTCCTATTTAAATATGTTCCCGCAAATCAGCAATTTCTATCGAGATATGATTTTTGGTATTGCGCTGATTGCTATTTTAATTGTCAACTTTGTGTTGGATAAGAAGAAAGAAGCAAAGTTAATCAGAATGAGTCAATAG
- the hxlB gene encoding 6-phospho-3-hexuloisomerase: MQMYEEKSEIALNECMQALKSIDSESVVQYITMIEQAEKVFFIGVGRVLLSLKSICKRYAHIGIHSVIVGDITEPAITAKDILVVGSGSGNTLIPVEIAKKAKKIGATVIHIGSNPKGSIKEYTDFFLRIPVASKLKNSDEVQSKQPMTSLFEQTLLLFGDITAAMMIEDKQLVLDDLWQCHANLE, translated from the coding sequence GTGCAGATGTACGAGGAAAAAAGTGAGATTGCCCTTAATGAATGTATGCAGGCTTTAAAATCCATCGATTCTGAAAGCGTTGTCCAGTATATCACGATGATTGAACAGGCGGAAAAGGTTTTCTTTATTGGTGTTGGCCGTGTTTTACTCTCGTTAAAATCAATTTGTAAGCGATATGCCCATATCGGCATTCATTCTGTCATTGTTGGGGACATAACCGAGCCGGCGATCACGGCCAAAGATATTTTAGTCGTTGGATCTGGCAGCGGGAACACTTTAATCCCTGTAGAAATTGCTAAGAAGGCAAAGAAAATTGGCGCAACCGTCATTCATATTGGGAGCAACCCAAAGGGGAGTATAAAGGAATATACAGATTTTTTCCTGAGGATTCCTGTGGCGAGTAAACTGAAAAATTCAGACGAGGTTCAATCCAAGCAGCCGATGACTTCTTTGTTTGAGCAAACGCTTTTACTTTTTGGCGATATTACTGCCGCGATGATGATAGAAGATAAACAACTTGTACTTGACGATTTATGGCAATGCCATGCGAATCTAGAATAA
- the alsE gene encoding D-allulose 6-phosphate 3-epimerase yields MKPQFSASLMCMDFLHVKEQIEILNQNVEYFHIDIIDGHYSKNLSLSPDLIQAFSKVVKKPMDAHLATTHPEHWIQPCARAGATYISPHAETISNDAFRIFNMIENEGCKVGVVLNPATPISFVETYLGRVELLTILTVDPGFAGQPFINEMLDKIKAAARLREENGYTYKIQVDGAVNKGTFKRLKDAGADIFVLGSSGLFNLDDDLLKACSQAYENFYEVTK; encoded by the coding sequence ATGAAACCACAATTTTCAGCCTCACTAATGTGTATGGATTTTTTACATGTGAAGGAACAGATAGAGATATTAAATCAAAATGTAGAGTATTTTCATATTGATATAATTGATGGGCATTACAGCAAAAACCTTTCTTTGTCACCCGATCTTATACAAGCTTTTTCTAAAGTGGTAAAAAAGCCGATGGACGCTCACTTAGCCACAACTCATCCTGAACACTGGATTCAACCTTGTGCAAGGGCAGGTGCAACCTATATTTCACCTCATGCGGAAACAATTAGTAATGACGCCTTCCGTATATTTAATATGATTGAAAATGAGGGCTGTAAGGTTGGAGTTGTATTAAATCCAGCAACACCAATAAGTTTTGTTGAAACCTATTTAGGCAGGGTTGAGTTATTAACGATTCTAACCGTTGATCCTGGATTTGCTGGGCAGCCCTTCATCAATGAAATGCTCGATAAGATAAAAGCTGCAGCAAGATTAAGAGAAGAGAACGGATATACCTATAAAATTCAGGTAGATGGAGCTGTTAATAAAGGAACATTTAAACGGTTAAAAGATGCAGGAGCAGATATTTTTGTCCTTGGATCCTCTGGATTGTTCAATTTGGACGACGATTTATTGAAAGCGTGTAGCCAAGCTTATGAAAATTTTTATGAGGTTACGAAATAA
- a CDS encoding ribokinase produces MKQANILVVGSINMDLIVYGVPKIPKFGESIACSRYNYATGGKGANQAYAAALQGANVSMVGRIGDDHNGHTIQTELNRVGIDTTFVVTDQESQTGIAPIMVDDEGKYFSLTVLGANNHLHADDVMKAIAANDYDMVLMQLEMPLETVYRTYEMAKENNIPVFLDAGPAMNIPLDRLKGIYIISPNEAETEALTGISIDSEEQALQAAQQLYERVTPTFVILKMGSRGAYVYDGAVGKMYPPFKVDAVDSTGAGDTFNASLAIKLCQGYPLETGIQFAQAAAAICVSRNGAQSSIPDTEEVEAFLQANNNSVNLN; encoded by the coding sequence ATGAAACAAGCGAACATTCTTGTCGTCGGAAGTATCAACATGGACTTGATCGTTTATGGTGTTCCGAAAATACCCAAGTTTGGGGAATCCATTGCGTGCAGCCGTTATAACTACGCAACAGGCGGTAAGGGCGCGAATCAAGCCTATGCCGCGGCATTGCAAGGTGCAAACGTAAGCATGGTGGGCAGAATTGGTGATGATCACAATGGGCATACGATTCAAACGGAATTAAATAGAGTTGGGATCGATACAACGTTTGTTGTCACGGATCAAGAGTCGCAAACGGGAATTGCACCGATTATGGTGGATGACGAAGGCAAATACTTTTCGTTAACGGTGCTTGGGGCCAATAACCATTTGCATGCAGATGATGTGATGAAAGCAATCGCTGCAAATGACTATGATATGGTGTTAATGCAATTAGAAATGCCGTTAGAAACCGTTTATCGAACGTATGAAATGGCTAAAGAGAATAATATTCCGGTTTTCCTAGATGCGGGTCCTGCGATGAATATCCCGTTGGATCGCTTAAAAGGGATTTATATCATTTCACCAAATGAGGCAGAAACGGAAGCCTTAACAGGGATTTCGATTGATAGTGAAGAACAAGCACTTCAAGCAGCTCAGCAGCTTTATGAGAGAGTCACTCCAACGTTTGTTATTTTAAAAATGGGAAGCAGGGGGGCTTATGTATACGATGGCGCAGTGGGTAAAATGTATCCCCCGTTTAAAGTGGATGCAGTTGACTCTACTGGAGCTGGGGACACTTTTAATGCGTCATTAGCAATCAAACTATGTCAGGGATATCCACTGGAAACGGGTATTCAATTTGCCCAGGCAGCTGCAGCCATTTGCGTCTCCCGTAATGGAGCCCAAAGCTCTATCCCTGATACGGAAGAAGTTGAGGCATTTTTACAGGCAAATAATAATAGCGTTAATTTAAATTGA